In Bosea vestrisii, the following are encoded in one genomic region:
- the serA gene encoding phosphoglycerate dehydrogenase — protein MNLPTDRLSFPKDRLRILLLEGINDSAVAALQQAGYTNMTRLPKALDEAQLVEAIEKTHILGIRSRTQLTEPVFSAAKRLFAVGCFSVGTNQVDLDAARLRGIPVFNAPFSNTRSVAELTIGEIVMLLRRITDRSVSAHVGGWDKSANGSFEVRGKVLGIVGYGNIGSQLSNIAEAMGMRVIYYDHTDRLRHGNTEPVESLTGLLANSDVVSLHVPETPATYNMIGKAEIAAMRKGAYLINNSRGTVVDLDALAEALKSGHLAGAAVDVFPKEPASNVERFVSPLQGLPNVILTPHIGGSTEEAQERIGAEVARKLVDYSDVGSTVGAVNFPQVQLPARPTGTRFIQVQRNAPGMLRRLNDVFASRNINIAAQNFQTDGEIGYVVMEADPVGEVAREIIEEIRALDGTIRARLLYERG, from the coding sequence ATGAACCTCCCCACCGACCGGCTTTCCTTCCCGAAGGACCGCCTCCGCATCCTGCTGCTCGAAGGGATCAACGATTCCGCCGTCGCCGCTTTGCAACAGGCCGGTTACACCAACATGACCCGCCTGCCGAAGGCGCTCGACGAGGCCCAGCTCGTCGAGGCGATCGAGAAGACCCACATCCTCGGCATCCGCTCGCGGACCCAATTGACCGAGCCGGTCTTTTCCGCCGCAAAACGCCTCTTCGCCGTCGGCTGTTTCTCGGTCGGCACCAACCAGGTCGATCTCGACGCGGCTCGCCTGCGCGGCATCCCAGTCTTCAACGCGCCCTTCTCCAACACCCGCAGCGTCGCCGAACTGACCATCGGCGAGATCGTCATGCTGCTGCGCCGGATCACCGACCGCTCTGTCTCGGCCCATGTCGGCGGCTGGGACAAATCGGCCAACGGTTCATTCGAGGTCCGCGGCAAGGTCCTCGGCATCGTCGGCTACGGCAATATCGGCAGCCAGCTCTCGAACATCGCCGAGGCGATGGGCATGCGCGTAATCTACTACGATCACACCGATCGCCTCCGTCACGGCAACACCGAGCCGGTGGAGAGCCTCACCGGCCTGCTGGCGAACAGCGACGTCGTCTCGCTGCACGTGCCGGAGACGCCTGCCACATACAACATGATCGGCAAGGCCGAGATCGCCGCCATGCGCAAGGGCGCCTATCTCATCAACAATTCGCGCGGCACGGTCGTCGATCTCGACGCCCTCGCCGAAGCGCTGAAAAGCGGCCACCTTGCCGGCGCCGCGGTCGACGTCTTCCCGAAGGAGCCGGCCTCCAATGTCGAGCGCTTCGTCTCGCCGCTGCAGGGCCTGCCCAACGTCATCCTCACCCCGCATATCGGCGGCTCGACCGAAGAAGCGCAGGAGCGCATCGGCGCCGAGGTGGCGCGCAAGCTGGTCGATTATTCCGATGTCGGCTCGACCGTCGGCGCGGTCAATTTCCCGCAGGTGCAATTGCCGGCGCGCCCGACCGGCACCCGTTTCATCCAGGTCCAGCGCAATGCGCCCGGCATGCTGCGCCGCCTCAACGACGTCTTCGCCAGCCGCAACATCAACATCGCCGCCCAGAACTTCCAGACCGATGGCGAGATCGGCTATGTCGTGATGGAGGCCGATCCGGTCGGCGAGGTCGCGCGCGAGATTATCGAAGAGATCCGCGCCCTCGACGGCACGATCCGCGCGCGGTTGCTCTACGAACGCGGCTGA
- a CDS encoding glutathione S-transferase family protein — protein sequence MTPIDLYTYQTPNGHKASIMLEEVGLPYAVNVIDIEAGDQHRPSFLALNPNNKIPVIVDHEHDRTIFESGAILFYLAERSGVLQPSGPQAFGKTLQWSFFQAAHVGPMIGQLWHFKVFAKETLPYAIERYERETTRILRVLDGELALRPYLVEASYGIADIMVWPWIDALPKLGVSLAETPHLKCWHETIAARPAVQRGLAVPAIKHADA from the coding sequence ATGACCCCGATCGACCTCTACACCTACCAGACCCCGAACGGCCATAAGGCCTCGATCATGCTCGAGGAGGTCGGCCTGCCCTATGCCGTCAACGTCATCGACATCGAGGCGGGCGACCAGCACCGGCCGAGCTTCCTGGCGCTCAACCCGAACAACAAGATCCCGGTCATCGTCGACCATGAGCACGACCGGACGATCTTCGAATCCGGCGCGATCCTGTTCTATCTGGCCGAGCGCTCGGGCGTGCTGCAGCCGAGCGGCCCGCAGGCCTTCGGCAAGACGCTGCAGTGGAGCTTCTTCCAGGCGGCGCATGTCGGGCCGATGATCGGCCAGCTCTGGCATTTCAAGGTCTTCGCCAAGGAGACGCTGCCCTACGCGATCGAGCGCTATGAGCGCGAGACCACCCGTATCCTGCGCGTCCTCGACGGCGAATTGGCGCTGCGGCCCTATCTGGTCGAGGCCAGCTACGGCATCGCCGACATCATGGTTTGGCCCTGGATCGACGCCCTGCCCAAGCTCGGCGTGAGCCTCGCAGAGACTCCCCATCTGAAGTGCTGGCACGAGACGATCGCGGCCCGCCCCGCTGTGCAACGCGGCCTTGCCGTGCCGGCAATCAAACACGCCGACGCCTGA
- a CDS encoding DMT family transporter translates to METLFIPLSLAAGGLLAVQAGANAQLSKATGSPFAATTIQVVLAALLLLIVAIATGTVAAFGGLRAVPWWHAIGGVATALYVASTILVFPRLGAVVAVGLFIAGQMLASLGLDSFGLLGVPQQTPRPATLIGTLAVLVGVTAIVFGQKGAIRELSGSKLGWMLLALVAGAVLPIQGAINGLLRHDLGAPFVVGTISFVVATLSMITVLLVTLLLMNGAKPQLGGLRTMPWWGWIGAVCGATYVTTVFTAIPAIGTAATVGLTVAGQQIVSLFVDRHGWFRLPQREISALRFAGVVVLLLGVAAIKVF, encoded by the coding sequence ATGGAAACTCTCTTCATCCCCCTATCCCTCGCCGCCGGTGGCTTGCTGGCAGTGCAGGCCGGCGCCAATGCGCAATTGTCGAAGGCGACCGGCAGCCCCTTCGCCGCAACGACGATCCAAGTGGTCCTCGCCGCCCTCCTCCTGCTGATCGTTGCGATCGCGACCGGCACGGTCGCCGCTTTCGGCGGACTGCGAGCCGTGCCCTGGTGGCATGCGATCGGCGGCGTCGCGACGGCGCTCTATGTCGCCTCGACCATCCTGGTCTTCCCGCGGCTCGGCGCCGTCGTCGCGGTCGGCCTGTTCATCGCCGGCCAGATGCTGGCCTCGCTCGGGCTCGACAGTTTTGGCCTGCTCGGCGTTCCCCAGCAAACGCCCAGGCCCGCGACCTTGATCGGAACGTTGGCCGTGCTCGTCGGTGTGACCGCGATCGTCTTCGGCCAGAAGGGCGCAATCAGGGAGCTCTCCGGTTCCAAGCTCGGCTGGATGCTGCTGGCCCTCGTCGCCGGCGCGGTGCTGCCCATCCAGGGCGCGATCAACGGCCTGCTGCGGCATGATCTCGGCGCGCCCTTCGTGGTCGGCACGATCAGCTTCGTGGTCGCGACCCTGTCGATGATCACGGTGCTGCTGGTGACGCTGCTGCTGATGAACGGCGCCAAGCCACAGCTCGGAGGCCTTAGGACAATGCCCTGGTGGGGCTGGATCGGCGCGGTCTGCGGCGCGACCTATGTCACCACGGTCTTCACCGCGATCCCCGCCATCGGCACCGCCGCCACCGTCGGCCTGACCGTCGCCGGCCAGCAGATCGTCTCGCTCTTCGTCGATCGCCATGGCTGGTTCCGCCTGCCCCAGCGCGAGATCTCGGCCCTGCGCTTTGCCGGCGTCGTCGTCCTGCTGCTCGGTGTCGCTGCGATCAAGGTCTTCTGA
- a CDS encoding DMT family transporter, producing the protein MSWLLLTGAGLLEIVWAIALKQASGFTRLWPSVIGIVSAVVSFVMLSLALKQLPVGTAYAAGVGIGALGVALAGIVALGESASPMRLGLLALILIGVIGLKLVEA; encoded by the coding sequence ATGTCCTGGCTGCTTCTCACCGGAGCCGGATTGCTCGAGATCGTCTGGGCGATCGCCCTGAAACAGGCCAGCGGCTTCACGCGGCTGTGGCCGAGCGTGATCGGCATCGTCTCGGCGGTTGTCAGCTTCGTCATGCTGTCGCTGGCGCTGAAGCAATTGCCTGTCGGCACCGCCTATGCGGCCGGGGTCGGCATCGGGGCGCTCGGCGTTGCCCTCGCCGGCATCGTCGCCCTCGGCGAGAGCGCCTCGCCCATGCGCCTCGGACTGCTCGCGCTGATCCTGATCGGCGTGATCGGCCTCAAGCTGGTCGAGGCGTGA
- a CDS encoding LysR family transcriptional regulator: MAALEWDDLRYVLAVAEAGSLAGAARELRVNHSTVLRRIAAFEQQLGLRLFERLPTGYVLTAGGEELVAAARSISGTVTELERRIAGQDLRLSGTLRITATDTLMGSILPEILAEFGEAHPGIALEVAVSNLMFNLTKRDADVALRTADNPPATLVGRRVGKIAFAIYAAPAYLSRHDHADLSEHRWVGPDDTLTGTSVARWMQAKLPKSEIVLRADSLLAMQQAAVAGLGLVALPCYLGDSVPTLTCVRRPIPEMETALWILTHEDLRAAARVRAFTEFAYGAFRKRRALLEGEGASAA; encoded by the coding sequence ATGGCCGCGCTCGAATGGGATGATCTGCGCTATGTGCTCGCCGTCGCCGAGGCCGGCTCGCTCGCCGGCGCGGCGCGCGAGTTGCGCGTCAACCATTCGACCGTGCTTCGGCGCATCGCCGCCTTCGAGCAGCAGCTGGGCCTGCGCTTGTTCGAGCGTCTGCCGACCGGCTATGTGCTGACGGCTGGTGGCGAGGAGCTGGTCGCCGCGGCGCGCAGCATCTCCGGCACCGTCACCGAGCTCGAACGCAGGATCGCCGGCCAGGACCTGCGCCTCTCCGGCACGCTCCGGATCACCGCCACCGACACGCTGATGGGCTCGATCCTGCCGGAAATCCTTGCCGAGTTCGGCGAGGCACATCCAGGCATCGCCCTCGAGGTCGCCGTCTCCAACCTGATGTTCAACCTGACCAAGCGCGATGCCGATGTCGCGTTGCGGACCGCGGACAACCCGCCGGCGACGCTGGTCGGGCGGCGGGTCGGCAAGATCGCCTTTGCGATCTACGCCGCTCCCGCCTACCTTTCGCGGCACGACCATGCCGACCTTTCGGAGCATCGCTGGGTCGGGCCGGACGATACGCTCACCGGCACCTCGGTAGCGCGCTGGATGCAGGCAAAGCTGCCGAAGAGCGAGATCGTGCTCAGGGCCGATTCGCTGCTGGCGATGCAGCAGGCGGCAGTGGCCGGTCTCGGCCTCGTCGCTCTGCCCTGCTATCTCGGTGACAGCGTCCCGACCCTGACCTGCGTGCGCCGCCCCATCCCGGAGATGGAGACGGCGCTGTGGATCCTGACCCATGAGGATCTGCGCGCCGCGGCGCGGGTCCGCGCCTTTACAGAGTTCGCTTATGGCGCCTTCAGGAAACGGCGCGCTTTGCTGGAGGGCGAGGGTGCGTCCGCCGCCTGA
- a CDS encoding KpsF/GutQ family sugar-phosphate isomerase: protein MTATISASALRTIATERAGLDALHDAIGNGLAEPFTAAVEMIRAASGRVIVTGMGKSGHVARKIVATLASTGTPSYFVHPAEASHGDLGMVQPEDVVVALSWSGEAAELSAIVGYTRRFRVGLIAITANRDSALGREADIALVLPKAQEACPNGLAPTTSTTMQMALGDALAVALLEARGFSRQDFYVYHPGGKLGAQLKTVATIMHSGERLPVVGEMAAMADVVAMITAKGFGCAVVIDADGKLAGVVTDGDLRRKLGSGWGGRVARDAMTRDPRRIAPDALTAEALEMVNRLRVTALIVADADDKPVGLVHVHDLLALGVA from the coding sequence ATGACCGCGACCATCAGCGCTTCCGCCCTGCGGACCATCGCCACCGAACGCGCCGGGCTCGACGCCCTGCACGACGCGATCGGCAATGGCCTCGCCGAGCCCTTCACCGCCGCCGTCGAGATGATCCGGGCTGCGTCCGGCCGGGTGATCGTCACCGGCATGGGCAAATCCGGCCATGTCGCCAGGAAGATCGTGGCGACGCTCGCCTCGACCGGCACGCCCTCCTATTTCGTCCATCCCGCCGAAGCCAGCCATGGCGATCTCGGCATGGTCCAGCCCGAGGATGTCGTCGTCGCCCTGTCCTGGTCGGGCGAGGCGGCCGAGCTCTCGGCGATCGTCGGCTATACCCGCCGCTTCCGTGTCGGTCTGATCGCGATCACCGCCAATCGCGACAGCGCGCTCGGCCGTGAGGCCGATATCGCGCTGGTCCTGCCGAAGGCGCAGGAGGCCTGCCCGAACGGGCTTGCGCCGACGACCTCGACGACGATGCAGATGGCGCTGGGCGATGCGCTCGCGGTCGCGCTGCTCGAGGCGCGCGGCTTCTCGCGCCAGGACTTCTACGTCTATCATCCCGGCGGCAAACTGGGCGCGCAGCTCAAGACGGTCGCGACCATCATGCATTCCGGCGAACGCCTGCCGGTTGTCGGCGAGATGGCGGCGATGGCCGATGTCGTCGCGATGATCACGGCCAAGGGTTTCGGCTGCGCCGTCGTCATCGATGCAGACGGCAAGCTCGCTGGCGTCGTCACCGATGGCGACCTGCGCCGCAAGCTCGGCTCTGGCTGGGGCGGACGAGTGGCGCGTGACGCGATGACGAGGGACCCGCGCCGGATCGCGCCGGATGCGCTCACCGCCGAGGCGCTGGAGATGGTCAACCGGCTGCGCGTCACCGCACTGATCGTCGCCGACGCTGACGACAAGCCTGTCGGCCTGGTCCATGTCCACGACCTCCTGGCGCTGGGCGTCGCCTAG
- a CDS encoding outer membrane beta-barrel protein, with product MSRFAKICWLAGVAGCGVVAGLTTWPEQATAQASDRQTTSSNRPGAPALRTGTPSSLGQAQATQTSTGRNQTASPDAVDEPSAATRRRSGAISSGQPPRASQPVRSSRLRGVTQRDVRFPQPTITALPPPLPPAPEPRKRKRPEEDPYAPLGLRLGNVILRPAITGSGGYDNNPSRVSGASKGSLFTRTEGELGIQSDWNVHELSGMLRGGYSRYYRDDSASRPDAEGNMSLRLDATRDTRILLESRLRLDTQRPGSPDLSAAVQGRPITWNYGAAAGVTHDINRLQFTLRGSVDRQDYEDADLSNGRKLSQADRNQTQYGLRLRAAYEVTPGFKPFIQAELDTRQFDEKVDSSGYMRSSDGYTARVGSSFEISRLLTAEVSVGYQDRKYEDGRLKNLRGIVGDAAILWTPTPLTTVTLRGASELGDTTIPGSSGTTARRVNLEVAHALRRNITVTGFAGYGRTEYDGQDLREDLSTIGARLEYKLTRTFSVRASFTHERLNSTNQGSDYTANIAQVGLRVQF from the coding sequence GTGTCCCGTTTTGCCAAGATCTGCTGGCTGGCAGGCGTCGCAGGCTGCGGCGTCGTTGCCGGGCTGACGACCTGGCCGGAGCAGGCGACTGCCCAGGCCTCCGACCGGCAGACGACGTCTTCAAACCGGCCCGGCGCGCCGGCCCTGCGCACCGGCACTCCGAGCTCACTCGGGCAGGCACAGGCGACCCAGACTTCGACCGGCCGTAACCAGACCGCCTCTCCGGACGCAGTCGACGAGCCTTCCGCCGCAACCCGTCGCCGCTCTGGCGCAATCTCCTCTGGTCAGCCACCCCGCGCCAGCCAGCCGGTACGGTCCTCGCGCTTGCGCGGCGTCACCCAGCGCGATGTCCGCTTTCCGCAGCCGACGATAACCGCCCTGCCGCCGCCACTTCCGCCGGCGCCCGAACCGCGCAAGCGCAAGCGGCCGGAGGAAGACCCTTACGCGCCGCTCGGCCTGCGCCTCGGCAATGTCATCCTGCGCCCGGCGATCACCGGCTCCGGCGGCTATGACAACAACCCCTCGCGTGTGTCCGGGGCGAGCAAGGGCTCGCTGTTCACCCGCACCGAGGGCGAGCTCGGCATCCAGTCCGACTGGAACGTGCACGAGCTCTCCGGCATGCTGCGCGGCGGCTACAGCCGCTATTACCGCGATGACAGCGCCTCGCGCCCGGACGCGGAGGGCAACATGTCGCTGCGCCTCGACGCGACCCGCGACACCCGCATTCTGCTCGAATCGCGCCTGCGTCTCGACACGCAGCGGCCGGGCTCGCCCGATCTGTCCGCTGCCGTGCAGGGCCGGCCGATCACCTGGAACTATGGCGCCGCTGCCGGCGTCACCCATGACATCAACCGCCTGCAGTTCACCTTGCGTGGCTCGGTCGACCGGCAGGACTACGAGGACGCCGATCTCAGCAACGGGCGCAAGCTGAGCCAGGCCGACCGCAACCAGACGCAGTATGGCCTGCGGCTGCGCGCTGCCTATGAGGTGACGCCCGGCTTCAAGCCCTTCATCCAGGCCGAGCTCGACACCCGCCAATTCGACGAGAAGGTCGATTCCAGCGGCTATATGCGCTCCTCCGACGGCTACACCGCCCGTGTCGGCTCGAGCTTCGAGATCAGTCGCCTGCTCACCGCCGAGGTCTCGGTCGGTTATCAGGACCGCAAATACGAGGATGGCCGGCTGAAGAACCTGCGCGGCATCGTCGGTGATGCCGCGATCCTGTGGACGCCGACGCCGCTGACCACGGTAACGCTGCGCGGCGCCTCCGAGCTCGGCGACACCACCATCCCCGGCTCAAGCGGCACGACGGCCCGGCGCGTCAATCTCGAAGTGGCGCATGCCCTGCGCCGGAACATCACCGTCACCGGTTTCGCCGGCTATGGCCGAACCGAATATGACGGCCAGGACCTGCGCGAGGATCTGTCGACGATCGGCGCCAGGCTCGAATACAAGCTGACGCGGACCTTCTCGGTCCGCGCCAGCTTCACTCATGAGCGCCTGAACTCGACTAACCAGGGCTCGGACTACACCGCGAACATCGCGCAGGTCGGGTTGCGGGTGCAGTTCTGA
- a CDS encoding UTP--glucose-1-phosphate uridylyltransferase yields the protein MIKKIRKAVFPVAGLGTRFLPATKAIPKEMLTIVDRPVVQHVVDEARAAGIEHFVFVTGRNKGVIEDHFDMAYELDDTLAKRGKTKELDALKHDLPAAGATSFTRQQAPLGLGHAVWCARDIIGDEPFALLLPDMLHHTSGKGCLAEMIEAHAEHGGNHIAVAPVPDDQTHQYGIVGVHDAKAKVSQITGMVEKPPKGTAPSNLHITGRYILQPTIFDLLAKQEKGAGGEIQLTDSMIALAKLEKFFAVRFDGDIYDTGSKIGFLSANVAYALERGDLGQQLRGEIERLLGR from the coding sequence ATGATCAAGAAAATCCGCAAGGCGGTCTTCCCCGTCGCTGGTCTCGGCACCCGTTTCCTGCCCGCCACCAAGGCGATCCCGAAGGAAATGCTGACCATCGTCGACCGGCCGGTGGTCCAGCACGTGGTCGACGAGGCGCGCGCCGCCGGGATCGAGCATTTTGTCTTCGTCACGGGCCGCAACAAGGGCGTGATCGAGGACCATTTCGACATGGCCTACGAGCTCGACGACACGCTGGCCAAGCGCGGCAAGACCAAGGAGCTGGACGCTCTCAAGCACGATCTGCCGGCCGCCGGCGCCACGAGCTTCACCCGCCAGCAGGCGCCGCTCGGCCTCGGCCACGCCGTCTGGTGCGCCCGCGACATCATCGGCGACGAGCCTTTCGCGCTGCTCCTGCCCGACATGCTGCACCACACCAGCGGCAAGGGCTGCCTCGCCGAGATGATCGAGGCCCATGCCGAGCATGGCGGCAACCATATCGCCGTCGCGCCGGTGCCTGACGACCAGACCCATCAATACGGCATCGTCGGCGTGCATGACGCCAAGGCCAAGGTCTCGCAGATCACCGGGATGGTCGAGAAACCACCAAAAGGCACGGCGCCGTCGAACCTGCACATCACCGGCCGCTACATCCTGCAGCCGACGATCTTCGACCTGCTCGCCAAGCAGGAGAAGGGCGCGGGCGGCGAGATCCAGCTGACGGATTCGATGATCGCCCTGGCGAAGCTCGAGAAGTTCTTCGCGGTGCGCTTCGATGGCGACATCTACGACACCGGCTCGAAGATCGGCTTCCTCTCCGCCAATGTCGCCTATGCACTGGAGCGCGGCGATCTCGGCCAGCAATTGCGCGGCGAGATCGAGCGGCTGCTGGGGCGGTAA
- the galE gene encoding UDP-glucose 4-epimerase GalE, translating to MAILVSGGAGYIGSHMVLELLDRGEKVVVLDDLSTGFWWAVPQEATLVRGDMGDQALVERTIAEHGISEIAHFAAKIVVPDSVSDPLGYYHNNTVKTRALLESAVRGGVKHVIFSSTAAVYGEPPVSPVPEEIALNPINPYGRSKLMSEWMLGDVARAHGLTYVALRYFNVAGADPRGRSGQSSTNATHLIKVASQAALGQRAGLDIFGADYATPDGTCIRDYIHVTDLARAHLAALDHLRAGGDNLTLNCGYGRGYSVKEVVEVVKEVSGVDFPVRLSPRRAGDPAALVAKADRIRAELGWQPEHDDLTEIVTQALAWEESLRKRNAS from the coding sequence ATGGCGATTCTGGTTTCGGGCGGCGCCGGCTATATCGGCAGCCACATGGTCCTCGAGCTTTTGGACCGCGGCGAGAAGGTCGTCGTGCTCGACGATCTCTCGACCGGCTTCTGGTGGGCGGTGCCGCAGGAAGCGACCCTGGTCAGGGGCGATATGGGCGACCAGGCCCTGGTCGAACGCACCATCGCCGAGCATGGCATCAGCGAGATCGCGCACTTCGCCGCGAAGATCGTCGTGCCGGATTCGGTGTCCGACCCGCTCGGCTACTACCACAACAACACGGTCAAGACGCGCGCGCTGCTGGAGAGTGCGGTACGCGGTGGCGTCAAGCACGTGATCTTCTCCTCGACGGCCGCTGTCTATGGCGAGCCGCCGGTCTCGCCGGTGCCGGAGGAGATCGCGCTCAATCCGATCAACCCCTATGGCCGCTCCAAGCTGATGAGCGAATGGATGCTCGGCGACGTCGCCCGCGCCCATGGTCTGACCTATGTCGCCCTGCGCTATTTCAACGTCGCTGGCGCCGACCCCAGGGGCCGTTCCGGCCAGTCCAGCACCAACGCCACCCATCTGATCAAGGTCGCGAGCCAGGCGGCGCTCGGCCAGCGCGCCGGGCTCGATATCTTCGGCGCCGATTATGCGACGCCGGACGGCACCTGCATCCGCGACTATATCCACGTCACCGATCTCGCTCGCGCCCATCTGGCAGCGCTCGACCACCTGCGCGCCGGCGGCGACAATCTGACGCTGAACTGCGGCTATGGCCGCGGCTATTCGGTCAAGGAAGTGGTCGAGGTGGTGAAAGAGGTCTCGGGCGTCGATTTCCCCGTCCGGCTCTCGCCGCGCCGCGCGGGCGACCCGGCTGCGCTGGTCGCCAAGGCCGACCGCATCCGCGCCGAACTCGGCTGGCAGCCGGAGCATGACGATCTCACCGAGATCGTCACACAGGCACTGGCCTGGGAGGAAAGCTTGCGCAAGCGCAACGCCAGCTGA
- a CDS encoding lytic murein transglycosylase — translation MRPVTVLAFAVALGLGPALAQTTGSINPARAQTPKPEARPAAPGFDGFLRTLWPMAQARGISRQTFDLAFQGVTPDPSIVALTHKQSEFVAPIWSYLNSAVGGGRISRGREMLEAHASVLAQAESRYGVPKEIILGIWGMETNYGSFKGDKDVIRSLATLANIRYRGDFFRDELLTALELIEKGHVERRELRGSWAGAMGHTQFMPSSYMKYAVDQTGDGHADIWTSTSDAIASTANYLKGYGWTPGLPWGIEVAVPDGFDHNLYRASFSSFRSAGVRRADGGSLPSSGEARLFYPAGHTGPAMLLTANFDVIKKYNSSDAYALAVGHLGDRIVGKPALQGEWPVKAPRLDKAGTTDVQRRLKALGLYNHDADGRIGTGTREAVRQYQLRVGMLADGYPTPALLARMKAPR, via the coding sequence ATGCGCCCCGTCACCGTTCTCGCCTTCGCTGTGGCGCTCGGCCTCGGGCCGGCGCTCGCGCAGACGACGGGTTCGATCAATCCGGCGCGGGCGCAGACACCGAAACCCGAGGCGCGCCCGGCTGCACCAGGCTTCGACGGCTTCCTACGGACGCTCTGGCCAATGGCACAGGCGCGCGGCATCTCGCGCCAGACCTTCGACCTCGCCTTCCAGGGTGTGACGCCCGACCCGTCGATCGTGGCATTGACCCACAAGCAGTCGGAATTCGTCGCGCCGATCTGGAGCTATCTCAACAGCGCCGTCGGCGGCGGCCGCATCTCACGCGGCCGCGAGATGCTGGAGGCCCATGCGAGCGTGCTGGCGCAAGCCGAATCCCGCTATGGCGTGCCCAAGGAGATCATCCTCGGCATCTGGGGGATGGAGACCAATTACGGTTCGTTCAAGGGCGACAAGGACGTGATCCGCTCGCTCGCGACGCTGGCGAACATCCGCTATCGCGGCGACTTCTTCCGCGACGAACTGCTGACCGCCCTCGAACTGATCGAGAAAGGCCATGTCGAGCGCCGCGAACTGCGCGGTTCCTGGGCCGGCGCCATGGGTCACACCCAGTTCATGCCGTCGAGCTACATGAAATACGCGGTCGACCAGACCGGCGACGGCCATGCCGACATCTGGACCTCGACCAGCGACGCGATCGCCTCGACCGCCAACTACCTCAAGGGCTATGGCTGGACCCCCGGCCTGCCCTGGGGCATCGAGGTCGCGGTGCCCGATGGCTTCGACCACAATCTCTACCGCGCCAGCTTCTCGTCCTTCCGCTCCGCCGGCGTGCGCCGCGCCGATGGCGGCTCGCTGCCCTCCTCGGGCGAGGCCAGGCTGTTCTATCCCGCCGGCCACACCGGGCCGGCCATGCTGCTGACCGCCAATTTCGACGTCATCAAGAAATACAACTCCTCCGACGCCTATGCGCTCGCAGTCGGCCACCTCGGCGACCGGATCGTGGGCAAGCCAGCCTTGCAGGGCGAATGGCCGGTCAAGGCGCCGCGGCTCGACAAGGCCGGCACCACCGACGTCCAGCGCCGGCTGAAAGCCCTCGGTCTCTACAATCACGACGCCGATGGCCGCATCGGTACCGGCACGCGCGAGGCAGTGAGGCAGTACCAGCTGCGCGTCGGCATGCTCGCCGACGGCTATCCGACGCCGGCGCTGCTGGCGCGGATGAAGGCACCACGCTGA